From Bacteroidia bacterium, the proteins below share one genomic window:
- the bamA gene encoding outer membrane protein assembly factor BamA, which translates to MRNKLTYLLLLTTLLFVGNIYAQKDSASIYPLEFSAQKEIIINNIIVEGNVFVETPLIVVYSNLSIGQKIKIPGTKVSEIISNLWKQDLFSDVKVYIQELRTDTANIIIWVKERPRLSKFTFPGLKRSEARNLKDEVSLEGNMIINENLINSTTAQIKKYYYEKGYFNTKVRIESIPDKDKSNANIFKIYIDKGKKVKLYDFEFTGNVVLTDRELRKSFKDSKRKKNKINIFKSAKFIEDNYELDKLNLVGLYYSKGFRDMHIVSDSVVLISEDRVVVKIKIQEGVQYYFRNITFSGNTVFPDEILHKVLGIEKGDIYNQSKFDEKLFASPDGYDITGLYMDDGYLFFQAIPLELNVEGDSIDVEIKIIEGEQATLRNMIVRGNYKTSDHVIIRELRTRPGQKFSRSDIQRTVRELASLGLFDPQQINVVPKPNPADGSVDIEYTVVEKASDQIELSGGVGPGYGGQSAQFVGTLGLVLNNFSSRKMLNPKLWNPIPVGDGQKLSLRGQSSGFFQAYNLSFTEPWLGGRKPNSFTTSLFHSIYNFNGRPKSDPNRQSMLTTGASVSLAKRLRWPDDNFSIMYSATFQRYKIQNGKSFFELIDNGKSRTLEFQTALSRNALEGGFIFPTGGSSISLSLAFTPPFSMFSNKDWKTVPNDEKYKWVEYHKWKFDAEWYLKPFNKTKFVFMARTRFGVMGGYNKDIGVSPFERFIVGGSGLSGFTFYGTEIVSQRGYDEGEISTSVSGYPNIGGTIFTKHTLELRFPITDNPSATIYVLSFLEAGNTWTKFNNFNPFDLRRAGGVGVRFFLPMFGLIGVDYGYGFDWQKVNPSGKPGHFHFYLGQQF; encoded by the coding sequence ATGAGAAATAAATTAACATATCTGCTATTATTGACTACACTCCTGTTTGTAGGCAATATATATGCTCAGAAGGATAGTGCAAGCATATATCCTCTTGAGTTCTCTGCTCAAAAGGAGATAATCATCAACAATATAATTGTAGAAGGAAATGTATTTGTTGAAACACCTTTGATTGTGGTGTATTCTAATTTATCAATTGGTCAAAAAATTAAGATTCCCGGAACGAAAGTAAGTGAAATCATTAGCAATCTTTGGAAGCAGGATTTATTTTCAGATGTCAAGGTATATATTCAAGAGCTACGCACAGATACTGCAAATATTATTATCTGGGTAAAAGAACGTCCCCGTCTGTCCAAATTCACCTTTCCCGGACTTAAACGCTCGGAAGCTCGTAATCTTAAAGATGAAGTTTCTTTAGAAGGGAACATGATAATAAATGAGAATCTGATTAACAGTACTACTGCTCAAATCAAGAAGTATTATTATGAGAAAGGATACTTTAATACGAAAGTGAGGATTGAGTCTATACCAGATAAGGATAAGAGTAATGCTAATATTTTCAAGATTTATATTGATAAAGGGAAGAAAGTCAAACTTTATGACTTTGAATTTACCGGTAATGTGGTACTGACTGACAGGGAATTGAGGAAGAGTTTTAAAGATTCTAAGAGAAAGAAAAACAAGATAAATATCTTTAAATCAGCCAAGTTTATTGAAGATAATTATGAATTAGACAAGCTAAATTTGGTGGGGCTGTACTATTCAAAAGGTTTTAGGGATATGCATATTGTGTCCGATTCTGTAGTACTAATCAGCGAGGACAGAGTAGTAGTAAAGATTAAAATTCAAGAAGGTGTTCAATATTATTTTAGGAATATTACTTTTTCGGGAAATACAGTATTCCCGGATGAGATTCTTCATAAAGTATTAGGAATCGAAAAAGGAGATATTTATAATCAATCAAAGTTTGACGAAAAATTATTTGCAAGCCCTGACGGATATGATATTACCGGATTATATATGGATGACGGTTATCTGTTTTTCCAAGCCATTCCTTTAGAATTAAATGTAGAAGGAGATTCGATTGATGTTGAAATAAAAATAATTGAAGGAGAGCAAGCGACCTTACGTAATATGATTGTTCGCGGAAACTATAAAACCAGCGATCATGTTATTATTAGAGAGCTGCGAACAAGACCTGGACAAAAATTCTCTCGTTCTGACATTCAACGAACTGTACGAGAACTGGCATCTTTAGGATTGTTTGATCCTCAACAAATCAATGTTGTACCCAAACCCAATCCCGCTGATGGCTCTGTTGATATTGAATATACAGTTGTAGAAAAAGCATCAGATCAGATTGAATTATCAGGCGGTGTGGGTCCAGGATATGGAGGTCAGAGTGCCCAGTTTGTTGGCACATTGGGCTTGGTTCTAAATAACTTTTCTTCGCGTAAAATGCTCAACCCAAAACTTTGGAATCCTATTCCAGTTGGTGATGGTCAGAAACTTTCACTCCGGGGACAAAGCAGCGGGTTCTTTCAGGCTTATAACTTGTCATTTACTGAGCCTTGGTTAGGTGGTCGCAAACCAAATTCTTTTACTACCAGCTTATTCCATTCAATCTATAATTTTAATGGACGACCCAAATCTGATCCTAACAGGCAGTCAATGTTGACCACGGGAGCAAGTGTTTCTTTAGCTAAAAGATTGAGATGGCCGGATGATAATTTTTCCATTATGTATTCTGCTACCTTCCAGCGATATAAAATTCAAAATGGTAAGAGCTTTTTTGAATTAATAGATAACGGGAAGTCAAGAACACTGGAGTTTCAGACTGCTTTGTCGAGGAATGCTTTAGAAGGCGGATTTATTTTCCCAACCGGTGGGAGTAGTATTTCGCTTTCATTAGCGTTTACCCCCCCCTTCTCAATGTTTTCTAACAAAGATTGGAAAACAGTTCCGAATGATGAAAAATATAAATGGGTAGAATATCACAAATGGAAATTTGATGCAGAATGGTACCTAAAACCATTTAATAAGACCAAGTTTGTGTTTATGGCACGCACTCGTTTTGGAGTAATGGGAGGATACAATAAAGATATTGGGGTATCCCCATTTGAGCGGTTCATTGTAGGAGGAAGTGGTTTATCAGGATTTACTTTTTATGGTACCGAGATTGTTTCTCAAAGAGGATATGATGAAGGTGAAATTTCCACTTCTGTTTCTGGATATCCAAATATTGGCGGAACAATTTTTACGAAACACACATTGGAACTACGCTTCCCGATTACAGACAACCCAAGTGCAACTATTTATGTACTTTCATTCCTTGAAGCCGGCAATACTTGGACTAAATTTAACAACTTTAATCCTTTTGATTTGCGCAGAGCAGGTGGAGTTGGTGTTAGATTCTTCCTTCCCATGTTCGGTTTAATTGGAGTTGATTATGGTTATGGATTTGATTGGCAAAAAGTGAATCCAAGTGGTAAGCCCGGGCACTTTCATTTCTACTTAGGACAACAATTCTAA
- a CDS encoding isoprenyl transferase yields the protein MENKDIDITRVPQHVAIIMDGNGRWAKKQGLSRLMGHETGVGSVREVIEAAGQIGIKYLTLYTFSKENWNRPVFEVSGLMNLLVRTIRKEIKTLAKKEIKLLTIGDISGLSSDVRKELNEAIETTKHHSGITVVLALNYSAKWDIARTVKVIAERFKAGKIKENEINEELITKTLCTAQLPEPELIIRTGGEQRISNFLLWEAAYSEFYFTPIYWPEFKKQHFIDAIKDYQSRERRFGKISEQILNEK from the coding sequence TTGGAAAATAAAGATATTGATATTACCAGAGTCCCTCAACATGTAGCAATCATCATGGACGGGAACGGTCGTTGGGCTAAAAAACAAGGATTATCAAGATTAATGGGTCATGAAACCGGTGTTGGCTCTGTTAGAGAAGTAATTGAAGCTGCAGGTCAAATCGGAATAAAATACCTCACACTCTATACTTTTTCAAAAGAGAATTGGAATAGACCTGTGTTTGAAGTGAGTGGGTTGATGAACTTGTTGGTCAGAACAATTAGAAAAGAGATTAAAACGCTGGCTAAGAAAGAAATTAAATTACTGACAATTGGCGACATATCAGGACTATCGTCAGATGTTCGCAAGGAGTTAAATGAAGCTATTGAAACGACAAAACACCATTCAGGAATTACGGTTGTGTTAGCACTTAACTATAGTGCAAAATGGGATATTGCCAGAACAGTCAAGGTAATTGCAGAGAGATTTAAGGCCGGAAAAATCAAAGAAAATGAAATTAATGAAGAACTGATTACCAAAACACTTTGTACTGCACAGCTTCCTGAACCTGAACTAATTATCAGAACAGGTGGCGAACAGCGTATTAGTAATTTTTTGCTTTGGGAAGCAGCATACTCTGAATTTTACTTTACCCCGATATATTGGCCCGAATTTAAGAAACAACATTTTATCGATGCAATTAAGGACTATCAAAGTAGGGAGCGGAGGTTTGGAAAAATAAGCGAACAAATTCTGAATGAGAAATAA
- a CDS encoding DUF6089 family protein — MIKQVSKYLILAIFLSSGLQSEGQRFFAGKMEFGLLFGGSNYHGDLAKEIIFSETHPMLGAYYQQNFNEWFSLRYQAAYAKISGSDRNFAAYSQRNLSFYSHILEGGVIGEFNFNPFGLNPNMSSFSPYVFTGFTIFHFNPKTKYNNEVIMLRDMGTEGQGMDGKKYYSLIQPAVPLGFGLKWKQSQSLVVGFEVGFRKTWTDYLDDVQGEYTSFARMKSEKGDLPAMLSHRYMENKDANIAVPDKFMRGDPHLKDWFFFMNFRIGFKFGKVPCANDKSF, encoded by the coding sequence ATGATAAAACAAGTTTCAAAATATCTCATCCTTGCAATCTTTCTGTCTTCCGGGTTACAATCTGAAGGTCAAAGATTTTTTGCAGGAAAGATGGAATTTGGGTTATTGTTTGGAGGTTCTAACTATCATGGAGATTTAGCAAAGGAAATCATTTTTTCTGAGACCCATCCTATGTTGGGAGCTTATTATCAACAGAACTTTAATGAATGGTTTTCACTAAGATACCAAGCTGCTTATGCTAAAATCTCAGGTTCTGACAGAAATTTTGCAGCTTACTCTCAACGCAACCTAAGTTTTTACTCTCATATTCTTGAAGGAGGAGTTATTGGAGAGTTTAATTTTAACCCATTTGGACTCAATCCTAATATGTCGTCATTCTCTCCTTATGTTTTCACCGGATTTACCATCTTTCATTTTAATCCCAAAACAAAATATAACAACGAAGTAATAATGCTTAGAGATATGGGCACTGAAGGTCAAGGGATGGATGGCAAGAAGTATTACAGCCTTATTCAACCCGCAGTTCCATTAGGGTTTGGACTAAAATGGAAGCAAAGTCAGAGCTTGGTTGTAGGGTTTGAAGTAGGATTTAGAAAAACATGGACGGATTACTTAGATGATGTTCAGGGAGAATATACCTCTTTTGCCCGCATGAAATCCGAGAAAGGAGATTTACCCGCAATGCTTTCACACAGATATATGGAAAATAAAGATGCAAATATTGCTGTACCGGATAAATTTATGAGAGGAGATCCTCACCTAAAGGATTGGTTCTTTTTTATGAACTTTCGAATTGGCTTTAAGTTCGGCAAGGTTCCATGTGCAAACGATAAATCATTTTAA
- a CDS encoding DUF6089 family protein has protein sequence MKKHSTLALKVFTLSFSLLLFDLSSAQNPLPSKRETALDFGILIGGSNYMGELTKSILPVFKETHLAGGLIIRYNLSQSISLRATAMYMRISGDDKNFDSDAFRRRRNLNFRSDIFEFSGGFEWNLLGWYQSRTRLASSPYLFGSVGVYRFNPTTQFFYYAGLPNQDPSLASQNGNWIELQPLSTEAQETTKNNEQKRYALTQVCIPFGVGYKFQLSDNWTAGIEFGARKTFTDYLDDISTKYWDPIIVGGAGGYMANAVRDRSYEVGEKPFMEEDARGNKKTKDWYMFAGVHITYRILGGKVPCFNFE, from the coding sequence ATGAAAAAACATTCCACTTTAGCACTCAAAGTCTTTACGCTTAGTTTTTCACTTTTATTATTTGACTTGAGTTCTGCCCAAAACCCTTTGCCTTCAAAGAGAGAAACAGCATTAGATTTCGGTATTTTAATTGGCGGTTCTAATTATATGGGAGAATTAACTAAATCAATCCTGCCTGTTTTCAAAGAAACACATCTTGCTGGAGGATTGATCATTCGTTATAATTTAAGTCAGAGTATCAGCCTTCGAGCAACAGCCATGTACATGCGTATTAGCGGGGATGACAAGAACTTTGATAGCGATGCTTTTAGAAGAAGAAGAAACCTGAATTTCCGTTCAGATATATTTGAGTTTTCTGGTGGTTTTGAATGGAATTTGCTTGGATGGTATCAATCTCGAACCAGATTGGCATCAAGCCCTTATTTGTTTGGGTCTGTTGGGGTATATAGATTTAACCCAACCACCCAATTCTTTTATTATGCCGGATTACCTAATCAAGACCCAAGCTTGGCGTCACAAAACGGAAATTGGATTGAATTACAACCTCTTTCAACAGAAGCACAAGAAACAACAAAAAATAACGAACAAAAAAGATATGCGCTAACACAAGTGTGTATTCCTTTTGGAGTAGGTTATAAGTTTCAATTAAGCGACAATTGGACTGCAGGTATTGAGTTTGGAGCGAGAAAAACATTTACTGACTATTTGGACGATATTTCTACAAAATACTGGGACCCCATTATAGTTGGTGGCGCAGGTGGATATATGGCTAATGCTGTAAGGGACAGATCTTATGAAGTAGGCGAAAAACCTTTTATGGAGGAAGATGCCAGAGGAAATAAGAAAACTAAAGACTGGTATATGTTTGCAGGAGTGCATATCACCTACCGAATTCTCGGAGGCAAGGTTCCCTGCTTTAATTTTGAATGA
- a CDS encoding polyprenyl synthetase family protein gives MADILKDIKIELKDEFAKFEATFYKEVKTKISLLDTILGYIVKRKGKQIRPIMVLLTAGSCGSINEKTYRGASLVELLHTATLVHDDVVDESYKRRGFFSINALWKNKVAVLVGDFLLSRGLIMSVENKDFEMLEIVSDSMKRMVEGELLQLEKARRLDIKEEDYYQIISNKTASLFASCCAIGAASVTDSKEIMDAMRNFGESAGMAFQIKDDLFDFSDEDSGKPKGIDIKERKMTLPLIYALNHADKNTKNRIIKLFKTKKISNEQVQEVVSFILNSGGADYARNKMNEFKNKALKCLEILPENRHKTNLITVLNYIIERKK, from the coding sequence GTGGCTGACATCTTAAAAGACATAAAAATTGAGCTAAAAGACGAGTTTGCCAAATTTGAAGCAACCTTTTACAAAGAGGTAAAGACCAAAATTTCGCTTCTTGATACGATTTTAGGATATATTGTAAAGCGTAAGGGCAAACAAATTAGACCTATTATGGTCTTGCTTACTGCCGGAAGTTGCGGCTCTATCAATGAAAAAACATATAGAGGGGCTTCCTTAGTTGAATTATTGCACACTGCAACATTGGTGCATGATGATGTGGTGGATGAAAGCTATAAACGCAGAGGTTTTTTTTCTATCAATGCACTTTGGAAAAATAAAGTAGCGGTACTTGTTGGGGATTTCTTATTGTCGAGAGGGTTAATTATGTCTGTTGAGAATAAAGATTTTGAAATGCTTGAGATTGTTTCAGACTCTATGAAAAGAATGGTTGAAGGAGAACTCCTACAATTAGAAAAAGCTCGAAGGTTAGACATCAAGGAAGAGGATTATTACCAAATCATTTCAAACAAAACAGCCTCGTTGTTTGCCTCTTGTTGTGCCATAGGTGCAGCTAGTGTAACAGATTCAAAAGAAATCATGGATGCAATGAGAAATTTTGGAGAAAGTGCCGGTATGGCTTTCCAAATAAAAGATGATTTGTTTGATTTTAGTGATGAAGATTCAGGAAAACCAAAAGGCATAGATATCAAAGAACGTAAGATGACACTTCCTTTAATTTATGCCCTAAACCATGCAGATAAGAACACCAAGAACAGAATAATCAAACTGTTTAAAACTAAAAAAATCAGCAACGAACAAGTGCAAGAAGTAGTTTCATTTATTTTGAATTCAGGTGGTGCAGATTATGCAAGAAATAAAATGAATGAATTTAAAAATAAGGCATTGAAATGCTTGGAAATATTACCCGAGAATAGACATAAAACCAATCTCATTACTGTTCTAAACTACATTATAGAACGCAAAAAGTAG
- a CDS encoding adenylate kinase: MLNLVLFGPPGAGKGTQSSKLVDTFNLVHLSTGDIFRFNIKNETELGKLAKSYIDKGELVPDEVTINMLKSELNNHPNAKGFIFDGFPRTVPQAQALDSLLAEKQTHIALMLSLDVPEDELTRRLLERGKSSGRSDDNDEAIIRNRIRVYNEQTAVAANFYKKQNKYKRINGVGAIATIFDLLSAEIKKCLPTTA; the protein is encoded by the coding sequence ATGTTAAATCTTGTATTATTCGGTCCTCCGGGTGCGGGCAAAGGCACTCAATCTTCAAAACTTGTTGACACCTTCAATCTTGTTCACCTTAGTACCGGTGATATTTTCCGTTTTAATATTAAAAATGAAACTGAACTTGGTAAACTTGCTAAATCCTATATTGACAAAGGTGAGTTAGTTCCCGATGAGGTTACAATTAATATGCTTAAAAGCGAATTGAACAATCATCCCAATGCTAAAGGATTTATTTTTGATGGATTTCCAAGAACAGTTCCGCAAGCCCAAGCACTCGATTCTCTGTTAGCTGAAAAACAAACCCACATTGCGCTTATGTTATCGCTTGATGTACCTGAGGACGAACTCACAAGGAGATTGTTAGAAAGAGGTAAAAGCAGTGGACGCTCAGATGATAATGACGAAGCAATCATTAGAAATAGAATTAGAGTCTATAACGAGCAAACTGCTGTAGCAGCGAATTTTTATAAAAAGCAAAACAAATACAAGCGAATCAATGGCGTGGGTGCAATAGCAACTATTTTTGACTTGTTGTCTGCAGAAATTAAAAAATGTTTACCTACGACTGCTTAA
- the obgE gene encoding GTPase ObgE produces MAENFIDYVKIYMRSGKGGGGSAHFHRAKGNPKGGPDGGNGGRGGHIILKGNGHLWTLLHLKYRKHVFAQSGIVGNANQKTGADGKDEILEVPLGTIARDAETGEILCEITQDEQTHILIQGGRGGLGNVNFKSSTNRAPNYAQPGQAGIEKAVILELKVLADVGLVGFPNAGKSTLLSVISAAKPEIADYPFTTITPNLGVVEYYDYQSYVVADIPGIIEGASEGKGLGHRFLRHIERNAVLLILIPATSDNILAEHKVILNELKKFNPEMLLKDRIVAISKCELLDEKTRKKIETKIKKLNPIFISSFTGTNIKELKDVLWNAINQSYDASVTVK; encoded by the coding sequence ATGGCAGAGAACTTTATTGATTACGTTAAAATTTATATGCGTTCCGGAAAAGGGGGTGGCGGAAGTGCGCATTTTCACAGAGCAAAAGGCAACCCTAAAGGAGGTCCTGATGGAGGCAATGGTGGCAGAGGTGGGCATATTATATTAAAAGGTAACGGACATTTGTGGACATTACTACACTTGAAATACCGTAAACATGTTTTTGCACAAAGCGGTATTGTTGGAAATGCCAACCAAAAGACCGGTGCGGATGGTAAAGATGAAATTTTAGAAGTGCCGTTAGGAACGATTGCGCGTGACGCTGAAACCGGTGAAATTCTTTGTGAAATTACACAAGATGAACAAACTCACATTTTAATTCAGGGAGGTAGAGGTGGATTGGGTAATGTTAATTTTAAATCCTCAACAAACAGAGCTCCTAATTATGCTCAACCGGGACAAGCAGGTATTGAAAAAGCTGTGATTTTAGAATTAAAAGTGTTGGCAGATGTTGGTTTAGTGGGCTTCCCAAATGCTGGGAAATCAACTTTGCTATCTGTTATTTCAGCCGCAAAGCCTGAAATTGCTGATTATCCATTCACGACTATTACGCCCAACTTGGGTGTGGTAGAATATTATGACTACCAATCTTATGTTGTTGCAGATATTCCAGGTATTATAGAAGGAGCAAGTGAAGGCAAGGGGTTAGGACATCGTTTTTTGCGACATATCGAAAGAAATGCAGTCTTATTAATACTTATTCCCGCAACTTCAGATAATATTCTGGCAGAACACAAAGTCATTTTGAATGAATTGAAAAAATTTAACCCCGAAATGCTTCTCAAAGATAGGATTGTGGCAATTAGTAAATGTGAATTGCTTGATGAGAAAACTCGCAAAAAGATTGAAACAAAGATTAAAAAATTGAACCCTATTTTTATTTCCTCTTTTACGGGAACAAATATTAAGGAGCTGAAAGATGTTTTGTGGAATGCGATTAATCAATCTTATGACGCATCAGTGACTGTTAAATAG